From a single Osmerus eperlanus chromosome 8, fOsmEpe2.1, whole genome shotgun sequence genomic region:
- the LOC134025043 gene encoding uncharacterized protein LOC134025043 yields MLQVRAVPPPVACTSSLQTWHRPRTKGIHAEPVQDLVVRRPKPSARSVCKSTLYQAYTGSLPDPQVLSLGEGLKNLRPQPLISSVLHGLSQLSMVDSRFGPVPRGSPLSYQCPPVVKRGNYVQHPGAPTFPKLPLEGSTFPTTFPNVDPNSQQFLHLDSLTVTHEMAAEREEQTREQSECPLWQALRKPRVTASRFYEVSHVKGPSSGQTLAGRILKGVHQTPAMKRGLEREPQVLEQYSKHFNVNVSRCGFVIHPDAPHIGASPDARVYDPSAIPCFGLAEVKCPDISSISEAGHVKIVNGQAKLKQNHKYHWQVQGQLAVTGLSWCDFITDTEGDLTVERVWRDDEMIKEMKKKVDLYFFGTYMNVYLQQKVK; encoded by the exons ATGTTGCAG gTGAGAGCTGTACCACCACCTGTGGCCTGCACAAGCTCTCTGCAAACATGGCATCGACCAAGGACAAAG GGGATCCATGCAGAGCCGGTTCAGGACTTGGTTGTTAGGAGACCAAAGCCATCTGCCAGGAGTGTATGCAAATCAACACTCTATCAAGCATACACAG GATCCCTCCCAGACCCGCAAGTCTTGTCTCTTGGGGAAGGACTGAAAAACCTCAGGCCGCAACCACTAATATCCTCAGTGCTGCATGGCTTGTCTCAACTCTCCATGGTCGACTCCAGGTTCGGACCTGTGCCGCGAGGTTCACCCCTGTCCTACCAGTGTCCTCCTGTGGTCAAACGCGGAAATTATGTCCAACACCCAGGTGCACCAACATTCCCTAAACTGCCTTTAGAGGGGTCAACATTTCCCACTACTTTTCCAAACGTTGACCCAAACTCCCAACAGTTTCTCCATTTGGACAGCTTAACTGTGACACACGAGAtggcagctgagagagaggagcagacacgTGAGCAGTCTGAGTGCCCATTATGGCAAGCTTTACGCAAGCCTAGAGTGACAGCTAGTAGGTTCTATGAggttagccatgtgaaagggccGTCTTCTGGTCAGACCCTGGCAGGGCGGATACTTAAGGGAGTACACCAGACTCCCGCCATGAAAAGGGGCCTTGAACGCGAGCCACAGGTGCTGGAACAATATTCAAAACAtttcaatgtaaatgtctcaCGCTGTGGATTTGTTATCCATCCCGATGCTCCTCACATCGGGGCTAGCCCCGATGCGAGGGTATATGACCCTAGTGCCATTCCGTGTTTTGGGCTTGCTGAAGTTAAGTGCCCAGACATCTCCAGCATTTCTGAGGCAGGACATGTAAAAATTGTGAATGGTCAGGCAAAACTGAAGCAGAATCATAAATACCACTGGCAGGTTCAAGGCCAACTGGCAGTAACTGGATTGAGTTGGTGCGATTTTATAACAGATACTGAGGGAGACTTAACAGTCGAAAGGGTCTGGAGGGATGATGAAATGATAAAAGAGATGAAAAAGAAGGTGGACCTGTACTTCTTTGGTACATATATGAATGTGTATCTTCAGCAGAAAGTGAAATGA
- the LOC134025036 gene encoding uncharacterized protein LOC134025036 translates to MVVYWSKAQKKGQTFEPISPSPTRRLQLVDEFFLFCCRVAAGLQEKVLADMFQVSVSTVSRVVITWANYLYLLLGSLPIWMSKQQVKNTMPSKFVQYSPDVRVIIDCTEVRCQNPSSLTLQSEVFSSYKNTTTLKGLIGIAPCSAVTFVSSLFTGSISDRELTEQSGLLDLLEPGDGCMADKGFTIEKLLADRGAMLIIPPFKMTAQFTKEDALKTQAIARLRILVERAIRRVKEYRIWEHTLPLTLSGTVNQLWTVCCVMTNFQGPLDLKGYIPVE, encoded by the exons ATGGTGGTTTATTGGTCGAAAGCTCAGAAAAAGGGACAAACATTTGAACCCATTTCTCCCAGTCCAACGCGTAGGCTGCAACTGGTTGatgagttttttcttttctgctgCAGAGTTGCTGCAGGCCTGCAAGAGAAGGTGCTGGCTGACATGTTTCAGGTCAGTGTGTCCACTGTCTCCCGTGTTGTTATAACGTGGGCCAACTACCTTTACCTGCTCCTTGGCTCCCTTCCCATCTGGATGAGTAAACAGCAAGTCAAGAACACCATGCCAAGCAAATTTGTGCAGTACAGTCCAGATGTTCGGGTAATCATCGACTGCACCGAGGTGCGATGCCAGAATCCATCATCCCTCACTCTCCAGTCTGAGGTTTTCTCATCGTACAAAAACACGACAACCTTGAAGGGATTAATTGGGATTGCCCCATGTAGTGCTGTGACTTTTGTGTCAAGTCTCTTCACCGGCTCCATCTCTGACCGAGAGCTGACTGAACAAAGTGGACTGCTGGACTTACTGGAGCCAGGAGATGGCTGCATGGCAGACAAGGGTTTCACCATCGAGAAGCTGCTAGCTGACCGTGGGGCAATGCTGATTATACCACCCTTCAAGATGACAG CGCAGTTCACCAAAGAGGATGCTCTAAAAACACAAGCAATCGCCCGACTTCGAATCCTCGTGGAAAGAGCAATACGCAGAGTCAAGGAATATCGCATCTGggaacacactctccctctaacCTTGTCTGGGACAGTCAACCAGCTGTGGACCGTCTGCTGTGTGATGACCAACTTCCAGGGACCACTTGATTTAAAAGGCTACATCCCTGTTGAATAG